From a single Streptomyces sp. NBC_00377 genomic region:
- a CDS encoding MarR family winged helix-turn-helix transcriptional regulator, which yields MAAVDLTSHPGHLARRLQQAHYLLWNTMVSEEITSPQFAVLNALVAEPGLDQRTAGERVGLDRSTIAEVISRLIRRGLLDKVRDPQDGRRFLLGLTDEGLRTHRRLTVRTARMNQVFLSPLSATEQTQFLELIQRVSDAAEGLRNPGETLVARS from the coding sequence ATGGCGGCGGTGGACCTCACCAGCCACCCCGGGCACCTGGCCCGGCGGCTCCAGCAGGCGCACTACCTGCTGTGGAACACGATGGTCTCCGAGGAGATCACCTCGCCGCAGTTCGCCGTCCTCAACGCGCTCGTCGCCGAGCCGGGCCTCGACCAGCGGACGGCGGGGGAGCGGGTGGGCCTCGACCGCTCCACCATCGCCGAGGTGATCAGCAGGCTGATCCGCCGGGGGCTCCTCGACAAGGTCCGCGACCCGCAGGACGGCCGCCGCTTCCTGCTGGGGCTCACCGACGAGGGACTGCGCACCCACCGCAGACTGACCGTGCGCACGGCCCGGATGAACCAGGTCTTCCTGTCCCCGCTCTCGGCCACGGAGCAGACCCAGTTCCTCGAGCTCATCCAACGGGTCTCGGACGCGGCCGAGGGGCTGCGCAATCCGGGGGAGACCCTCGTGGCCCGGTCCTGA
- the pcaH gene encoding protocatechuate 3,4-dioxygenase subunit beta — protein sequence MTLTQADIDEEIAAEHAAYGKRLADGAPVEHQPRRDYAPYRSSVLRHPKQPPITIDVTQDPELVELASPAFGERDITEIDNDLTRQHQGEPIGERITVSGRLLDRDGRPVRGQLVEIWQANSAGRYAHQREQHDAPLDPNFTGVGRTLTDDSGFYRFTTVQPGPYPWRQHLNAWRPAHIHFSLFGSAFTQRLVTQMYFPSDPLFPYDPIIQSVTDDAARQRLVATYDHSLSVPEFSMGYHWDIVLDGPHATWIEEGR from the coding sequence ATGACTCTCACGCAAGCCGACATCGACGAGGAGATCGCGGCCGAGCACGCCGCGTACGGGAAGCGCCTCGCCGACGGCGCGCCCGTCGAGCACCAGCCGCGCCGCGACTACGCGCCGTACCGCTCCTCGGTGCTGCGCCACCCGAAGCAGCCTCCGATCACCATCGACGTGACGCAGGACCCCGAGCTGGTGGAGCTGGCCTCCCCCGCCTTCGGCGAACGGGACATCACCGAGATCGACAACGACCTCACCCGGCAGCACCAAGGCGAACCGATCGGTGAGCGGATCACGGTCTCCGGCCGGCTGCTCGACCGCGACGGGCGCCCGGTCCGCGGCCAGCTGGTCGAGATCTGGCAGGCCAACTCGGCGGGCCGCTACGCCCACCAGCGCGAGCAGCACGACGCCCCGCTGGACCCGAACTTCACGGGTGTCGGCCGCACCCTGACGGACGACAGCGGCTTCTACCGCTTCACCACCGTCCAGCCGGGCCCCTACCCGTGGCGTCAGCACCTCAACGCCTGGCGGCCGGCCCACATCCACTTCTCCCTGTTCGGCTCGGCGTTCACCCAGCGGCTGGTGACGCAGATGTACTTCCCGAGCGACCCGCTGTTCCCCTACGACCCGATCATCCAGTCGGTGACGGACGACGCGGCCCGGCAGCGACTGGTCGCCACCTACGACCACAGCCTGTCCGTCCCCGAGTTCTCCATGGGCTACCACTGGGACATCGTGCTCGACGGGCCGCATGCCACCTGGATCGAAGAAGGACGCTGA
- the pcaG gene encoding protocatechuate 3,4-dioxygenase subunit alpha, with the protein MTKIDPSRPETVLPTPSHTVGPFYGHALPFPGGGDIAPLGHPDTITLQGHVYDGAGDPLPDAFLELWGPDPEGGLPQVDGSMRRDAASGGFLGRNGVEFTGWGRVQTDAGGHWSARTLRPGARGNSAPYLSVCVFARGLLVHLFTRIYLPDDEAALAVDPLLARVDPARRGTLVATRGELGTYRFDIRLQGEGETVFLEFQ; encoded by the coding sequence ATGACGAAGATCGACCCGAGCCGTCCCGAGACGGTGCTCCCCACTCCGTCGCACACGGTCGGCCCGTTCTACGGACATGCCCTGCCGTTCCCCGGTGGCGGCGACATCGCCCCGCTCGGCCATCCGGACACCATCACGCTCCAGGGCCATGTCTACGACGGCGCGGGCGACCCGCTGCCGGACGCGTTCCTGGAGCTGTGGGGACCGGACCCCGAGGGCGGCCTGCCGCAGGTGGACGGCTCGATGCGGCGCGACGCGGCGAGCGGCGGCTTCCTCGGCCGCAACGGCGTGGAGTTCACCGGCTGGGGCCGCGTCCAGACGGATGCGGGCGGCCACTGGTCGGCGCGGACGCTGCGGCCGGGCGCGCGGGGCAACAGCGCCCCGTACCTGAGCGTCTGCGTGTTCGCCCGCGGGCTGCTGGTGCACCTGTTCACCCGGATCTACCTGCCGGACGACGAGGCCGCGCTGGCCGTCGACCCGCTGCTGGCGCGGGTCGACCCGGCGCGGCGCGGCACGCTCGTCGCCACCCGGGGCGAGCTGGGGACCTACCGTTTCGACATCCGCCTTCAGGGCGAAGGCGAAACGGTCTTCCTGGAGTTCCAGTGA
- the pcaB gene encoding 3-carboxy-cis,cis-muconate cycloisomerase produces the protein MTPVHDDAGLLAPGWTGSAAASATGDRAYLRALLDAEAALTRAQESLGLAPPGAGSAVTSAADDGDFDPRSLAERARGGGNPVIPLVADLTKAAGESYGPYVHRGATSQDIMDTATMLVAVRSLGLLLADLDRVQRALARLAAEHRDTPMPGRTLTQHAVPTTFGLKAAGWRSLVLDARDRVTAVRDSLPAQLGGAAGTLAAFTAYGATDATALPAAFARELGLRAPLLPWHTLRTPIADLAGCLALTAGALGKVATDVLTLARTEIAELTEGSGGGSSAMPHKANPVRSTLIAAAARRAPQLAATLYGALTAQDERPAGAWHAEWEPLRDLLRLVGGAARDAAEAAEGLRVDADAMRAHLGLTHGLIVSERLSAALSAVLGRARAKELLTELARRTYTEDRTLGELLSEEPDLKDVDLDELTDPARYTGSAGALTDRALERR, from the coding sequence GTGACACCTGTCCACGACGACGCCGGTCTGCTCGCCCCCGGTTGGACCGGCTCCGCCGCCGCGTCCGCGACCGGTGACCGCGCCTACCTGCGGGCCCTGCTCGACGCGGAGGCCGCGCTGACCCGCGCCCAGGAGTCGCTGGGCCTCGCCCCGCCGGGAGCCGGATCGGCGGTCACCTCGGCGGCCGACGACGGCGACTTCGACCCGCGCTCCCTCGCCGAGCGGGCCCGCGGCGGCGGAAACCCGGTGATCCCGCTGGTCGCCGACCTGACGAAGGCCGCCGGAGAGAGTTACGGCCCGTACGTCCACCGGGGTGCGACCAGCCAGGACATCATGGACACGGCGACGATGCTGGTCGCGGTGCGCAGCCTCGGCCTCCTCCTGGCCGACCTCGACCGGGTGCAGCGGGCGCTGGCCCGGCTGGCCGCCGAGCACCGCGACACGCCGATGCCGGGCCGCACGCTCACCCAGCACGCCGTGCCGACGACCTTCGGCCTGAAGGCGGCCGGCTGGCGATCGCTGGTGCTGGACGCGCGGGACCGGGTGACGGCGGTACGGGACTCCCTGCCCGCGCAGCTCGGCGGCGCGGCCGGGACCCTGGCGGCCTTCACCGCGTACGGCGCCACCGACGCGACCGCGCTGCCCGCCGCGTTCGCCCGTGAACTCGGGTTGCGCGCACCCCTGTTGCCCTGGCACACCCTGCGCACACCGATCGCCGACCTCGCCGGCTGCCTGGCCCTCACGGCGGGCGCGCTGGGGAAGGTCGCGACGGATGTGCTCACGCTGGCGCGTACCGAGATCGCCGAGCTGACGGAGGGCAGTGGCGGGGGTTCCTCGGCCATGCCGCACAAGGCCAACCCGGTGCGGTCCACGCTGATCGCGGCCGCCGCCCGGCGCGCCCCGCAGCTCGCGGCCACGCTGTACGGGGCCCTGACGGCGCAGGACGAGCGGCCGGCCGGCGCCTGGCACGCCGAGTGGGAGCCGCTCAGGGACCTGCTGCGGCTGGTCGGCGGGGCGGCCCGGGACGCGGCCGAGGCGGCCGAAGGGCTGCGGGTGGACGCGGACGCGATGCGCGCACACCTCGGGCTCACCCACGGGCTCATCGTCTCCGAGCGGCTGTCGGCCGCACTGTCGGCGGTGCTCGGCCGCGCCCGCGCAAAGGAACTCCTCACCGAGCTCGCCCGCCGCACGTACACCGAGGACCGCACGCTCGGCGAACTCCTCTCCGAGGAACCCGACTTGAAGGACGTCGACCTCGACGAACTCACCGACCCCGCCCGCTACACCGGCTCCGCCGGGGCCCTCACCGACCGTGCTCTGGAGCGACGTTGA